The Synechocystis sp. PCC 7509 genome includes a window with the following:
- the sufR gene encoding iron-sulfur cluster biosynthesis transcriptional regulator SufR yields MKFFGKKMAIAQQPSTKQDILQYLGQHSSATAQELATKLEISQQAVRRHLKDLANQELISYSAKSQQMGRPQHAYQISSKGRESLNKSTSQNYSAFAISLLGTLAETVGAEQVSQILSKQWQRKAMEYREKLGNGSLENRVAKLVELRKAEGFMAECHSLESREGFIMTEHNCAISNVAESFPGICGHELEMFAQVLPDCTVERTHWIINGEQRCGYLVRSHNV; encoded by the coding sequence GTGAAATTTTTTGGGAAAAAGATGGCGATCGCACAGCAGCCCTCAACAAAGCAAGACATTCTGCAATACTTAGGGCAGCATTCTTCAGCTACGGCTCAGGAATTGGCAACAAAGCTAGAAATTAGTCAACAAGCCGTGCGCCGTCATTTGAAAGATTTAGCTAATCAAGAATTAATTTCCTACAGCGCCAAGTCTCAGCAAATGGGTCGTCCCCAACACGCTTATCAAATTAGCAGTAAAGGGCGCGAAAGTTTAAATAAGTCTACAAGTCAAAATTACAGCGCTTTTGCAATCTCGTTACTAGGAACTTTAGCCGAAACGGTAGGCGCAGAGCAAGTTAGTCAAATTTTAAGCAAACAATGGCAACGTAAAGCTATGGAGTACCGGGAAAAACTAGGTAATGGCTCTTTAGAAAATCGCGTTGCTAAACTTGTAGAACTGAGAAAAGCTGAAGGGTTTATGGCGGAGTGTCATTCTTTAGAGTCTAGGGAAGGCTTTATTATGACCGAGCATAATTGCGCTATTTCTAACGTTGCGGAATCTTTTCCGGGAATTTGCGGACACGAATTAGAAATGTTTGCTCAGGTATTGCCCGATTGTACCGTTGAGCGTACCCATTGGATAATTAATGGAGAGCAACGTTGTGGGTATTTAGTGCGATCGCATAATGTTTAG
- the sufB gene encoding Fe-S cluster assembly protein SufB → MSATVQTLVNQPYKYGFITDIESDTIPRGLSEDVVRLISAKKEEPEFMLEFRLKAYRQWLKMTEPTWPNVKYPTIDYQNIIYYSAPKQKAKLNSLDEVDPTLLETFEKLGISLSEQKRLSNVAVDAIFDSVSVATTFKDKLAKDGVIFCSISEALKEHPELVKKYLGSVVPAADNYFAALNGAVFSDGSFVYIPKNTKCPMELSTYFRINSGDTGQFERTLIVVEEGSSVSYLEGCTAPMYDTNQLHAAVVELVALDNAEIKYSTVQNWYAGDENGKGGIYNFVTKRGLCQGVNSKISWTQVETGSAITWKYPSCVLVGDNSVGEFYSVALTNHKQQADTGTKMIHVGKNTRSTIISKGISAGNSSNSYRGLVKINPKAEGARNYSQCDSMLIGDNASANTFPYIQVQNPAAKVEHEASTSKIGEDQLFYFSQRGISSEDAISMMISGFCKDVFNQLPMEFAVEADRLLSLKLEGSVG, encoded by the coding sequence ATGAGTGCAACTGTCCAAACGTTAGTTAACCAACCCTACAAATACGGTTTTATCACCGACATTGAGTCAGACACGATTCCTCGTGGACTTAGTGAAGATGTAGTTCGCCTAATTTCGGCGAAGAAAGAAGAACCGGAATTTATGCTAGAGTTTCGGCTTAAAGCCTATCGTCAATGGCTGAAAATGACCGAGCCTACTTGGCCCAATGTCAAGTATCCAACTATAGATTATCAAAATATTATTTACTATTCTGCTCCCAAGCAAAAAGCCAAGCTCAACAGCTTAGATGAAGTTGACCCCACACTTTTAGAAACCTTTGAAAAGCTAGGAATCTCGCTATCCGAGCAAAAACGTCTATCCAACGTCGCGGTAGATGCAATTTTTGACAGCGTATCTGTAGCCACAACCTTCAAAGACAAACTAGCCAAAGATGGCGTAATTTTCTGCTCAATTTCTGAAGCTTTAAAAGAACATCCCGAATTAGTCAAAAAATATTTAGGTAGTGTTGTCCCCGCCGCCGATAATTATTTTGCCGCTTTAAATGGCGCAGTATTTAGCGATGGTTCTTTTGTCTACATTCCCAAAAACACCAAGTGTCCAATGGAACTATCCACCTATTTCCGCATCAATAGCGGCGATACAGGGCAGTTTGAGCGGACTTTGATTGTCGTAGAAGAAGGTAGCTCAGTTTCGTATCTAGAAGGCTGTACAGCCCCCATGTACGACACAAACCAGCTACACGCGGCGGTAGTAGAATTAGTTGCTTTGGACAATGCAGAGATTAAATACTCTACAGTTCAAAACTGGTACGCTGGCGACGAAAATGGTAAAGGTGGAATTTACAACTTTGTTACCAAGCGCGGTTTGTGTCAGGGAGTCAATTCTAAGATTTCGTGGACGCAAGTAGAAACAGGTTCGGCGATTACTTGGAAGTATCCTAGTTGCGTACTTGTAGGCGATAATTCTGTAGGTGAATTTTACTCGGTAGCGCTTACCAATCACAAACAGCAAGCCGATACCGGGACAAAAATGATTCATGTGGGCAAAAATACCCGCAGTACGATTATTTCTAAAGGAATTTCGGCGGGTAATTCCTCTAACAGTTATCGCGGTTTGGTGAAGATTAATCCCAAGGCTGAAGGAGCGCGGAATTATTCGCAATGTGACTCGATGCTAATTGGCGATAATGCTAGTGCGAATACTTTTCCCTATATTCAAGTACAAAATCCGGCGGCGAAGGTAGAACATGAAGCGTCTACTTCTAAAATTGGCGAAGACCAATTATTTTACTTCTCGCAACGGGGTATTTCTTCAGAAGATGCGATTTCAATGATGATTAGCGGCTTCTGTAAGGATGTATTTAATCAATTACCGATGGAATTTGCCGTAGAAGCAGATAGGTTATTGAGTCTGAAGTTAGAAGGAAGTGTAGGTTAA
- the cofG gene encoding 7,8-didemethyl-8-hydroxy-5-deazariboflavin synthase subunit CofG, whose translation MDSNQNNLKVSSRVVTYSPAHTIVPTYECFNRCTYCNFRTDPGKSNWLSLETAKKQLLLLQSQGICEILILSGEVHPHSSRRQAWFKLIYDLCELALSLGFLPHTNAGILSFTEMAKLKAVNVSMGLMLEQITPKLLQTVHRHAPSKVPEVRIQQLEWAGELKIPFTTGLLLGIGETIADWRETLKVIAHIHQRYGHIQEVILQPHSPGTLQAIDTPSFDLEELPKAIALAREILPPDIAIQIPPNLVVYPSLLLACLEAGARDLGGIGIKDEVNPDYPHLNSKHLADILDSWQLVPRLPVYPQYQRWLTGELQAKYQTWGDRIEAQS comes from the coding sequence TTGGATAGTAATCAGAATAATCTTAAAGTATCTTCTAGGGTTGTTACTTATAGCCCCGCTCATACAATAGTCCCAACTTATGAATGTTTCAACCGTTGTACTTACTGCAACTTTCGCACAGACCCCGGTAAAAGTAATTGGTTGAGTTTAGAAACGGCAAAAAAACAGCTATTACTGCTCCAAAGTCAAGGAATTTGCGAGATTTTGATTTTAAGCGGCGAAGTTCACCCCCATTCGTCCCGCCGTCAAGCATGGTTTAAACTAATTTACGATTTGTGCGAACTTGCTTTATCTCTAGGATTTTTACCTCATACTAATGCAGGCATTTTGAGCTTTACAGAGATGGCTAAATTAAAAGCTGTCAATGTCTCGATGGGATTGATGTTAGAACAAATAACGCCCAAACTATTGCAAACTGTTCATCGACACGCACCTAGTAAAGTTCCAGAAGTACGGATACAACAACTAGAATGGGCGGGAGAATTAAAAATTCCTTTTACTACTGGGTTGCTTTTAGGAATTGGGGAAACGATCGCAGATTGGAGAGAAACTTTAAAAGTAATCGCACATATACATCAACGCTACGGTCATATTCAAGAAGTTATCTTACAACCTCATAGCCCCGGAACTTTACAAGCCATCGATACACCAAGTTTTGACTTAGAGGAGTTACCAAAAGCGATCGCCCTAGCTAGGGAAATTTTACCACCAGACATTGCAATTCAGATTCCACCCAATTTAGTTGTATATCCCAGCTTATTACTTGCTTGTTTAGAAGCAGGTGCGCGAGATTTGGGCGGAATTGGCATAAAAGACGAAGTTAACCCTGATTATCCACACTTAAACTCTAAGCATTTAGCCGATATTCTAGATTCTTGGCAACTTGTACCGCGTTTACCTGTTTATCCTCAATATCAAAGATGGCTAACGGGGGAATTACAGGCAAAATATCAAACTTGGGGCGATCGCATTGAGGCTCAATCGTAA
- a CDS encoding MAE_28990/MAE_18760 family HEPN-like nuclease — protein sequence MSKENDSSSKQREINECLSRASILLLCSHIESFFEDLILDILTFHEYNQTSISMLPDRLKVIQTLRKPITDNLGFDKKWKIIESMIQSPFANTNNKCYQGIFNLELHLKGFASPGSKNVDDLFKSIGINDVWNLVENKDTTMRSKNNLDAFINRRNNITHGSAADKPTMGNVRNYVRDVCAIALIFNAVVTEYIVNNFNVQNPWVITSI from the coding sequence TTGTCCAAAGAAAATGACAGTTCATCAAAGCAAAGAGAAATTAATGAGTGTTTATCTAGAGCATCTATTTTATTACTTTGCAGTCACATTGAAAGCTTCTTTGAGGATTTGATTCTCGATATTTTGACCTTTCATGAATACAATCAAACATCAATAAGTATGTTACCCGATCGCTTAAAAGTTATTCAAACTCTTCGTAAACCAATCACCGACAATTTAGGCTTTGATAAAAAATGGAAAATTATTGAGAGTATGATTCAAAGTCCGTTTGCTAATACTAACAATAAATGCTATCAGGGTATATTTAATTTAGAACTTCATTTAAAAGGATTTGCATCACCTGGCAGTAAAAATGTAGACGATTTGTTTAAAAGTATTGGGATTAATGATGTTTGGAATTTGGTAGAAAATAAAGACACTACTATGAGGTCAAAAAATAATTTAGATGCTTTTATTAATAGGCGAAACAATATTACACATGGTTCGGCGGCAGATAAACCAACTATGGGAAATGTCAGGAATTATGTTCGCGACGTGTGTGCAATAGCTCTCATATTTAATGCAGTTGTAACTGAATACATCGTTAATAATTTTAATGTTCAAAATCCTTGGGTAATTACATCAATATAA
- the hflX gene encoding GTPase HflX, which produces MTTPEFAQRLAAISTDIKQPICTYFNRRGQAIRVGVGTPRQTQIPPLELPRYGAERLSGIRCITTQLKTEPPNEASLTAMALQRLDSLIVLNVTGSGFERRGGGATGYVKEAYIANLTPENGSTWQVSPPLSLDIVVNQDFIDLVAEIEGRFQQEFVAQNVDSDRDRVLLVGMITDGITPQQLKDTVVELERLINTAGGEVLQIVQQKRSRVHPQTVVGEGKVQEIALMAQTLGANLIVFDRDLSPSQVRNLEIQIGIRVVDRTEVILDIFAQRAQSRAGKLQVELAQLEYMLPRLTGRGQAMSRLGGGIGTRGPGETKLETERRAIAKRISRLQTEVDQLQAHRSRLRQQRQHREVPSIAIVGYTNAGKSTLLNALTNSDVYTADQLFATLDPTTRRMLLPDAVTSRPKQIVLTDTVGFIHELPASLMDAFRATLEEVTEADALLHVADLSHPAWHSQIRSVMSILSEMPITPGPALVVLNKIDCADSETLELAREEFPQAVFISAREVLGLETLRQRISQLIRYAVAS; this is translated from the coding sequence TTGACTACGCCGGAATTTGCCCAAAGACTCGCTGCTATTAGTACCGACATAAAACAGCCTATATGCACCTATTTCAATCGCCGGGGACAGGCTATTAGAGTAGGTGTTGGTACGCCCCGTCAAACCCAGATTCCCCCCTTAGAATTGCCCCGCTATGGCGCGGAAAGATTGAGCGGGATTAGATGTATAACTACGCAACTAAAAACCGAACCTCCAAATGAAGCCTCTTTAACTGCTATGGCGCTTCAGCGATTAGATAGTTTAATCGTTCTAAACGTTACCGGATCGGGCTTTGAACGTCGTGGCGGCGGTGCTACAGGTTATGTAAAAGAAGCTTATATTGCTAACCTTACTCCCGAAAATGGGTCAACTTGGCAAGTATCGCCACCATTGAGCTTAGATATTGTTGTCAATCAAGATTTTATTGACTTAGTAGCAGAAATAGAAGGAAGGTTTCAGCAAGAGTTTGTTGCTCAAAACGTTGATAGCGATCGCGATCGCGTTTTATTAGTCGGAATGATTACCGATGGCATTACACCCCAACAACTTAAAGATACTGTAGTGGAACTAGAACGCCTGATAAATACCGCCGGGGGGGAAGTTTTACAAATAGTGCAGCAAAAGCGATCGCGGGTTCATCCCCAAACGGTTGTTGGTGAAGGAAAAGTTCAAGAAATTGCTCTTATGGCTCAAACTTTGGGAGCTAATTTAATCGTTTTTGACCGCGATCTTTCCCCTTCTCAGGTGCGTAATTTGGAAATCCAAATTGGGATTAGAGTTGTAGATAGAACAGAAGTAATTTTAGATATCTTTGCTCAACGCGCTCAATCACGAGCTGGAAAACTGCAAGTAGAACTGGCTCAACTTGAATATATGTTGCCGCGATTGACGGGTAGAGGTCAAGCCATGTCAAGGTTGGGTGGTGGTATTGGGACGCGAGGACCTGGAGAAACTAAACTAGAAACCGAAAGACGAGCGATCGCCAAGCGAATTAGCAGGTTGCAAACTGAAGTAGACCAATTACAAGCTCATCGATCGCGGTTGCGCCAACAGCGCCAACATCGGGAAGTACCTTCAATTGCGATCGTTGGTTATACAAACGCGGGAAAATCAACGCTATTAAACGCCTTGACTAATTCGGACGTTTACACCGCCGATCAATTATTTGCAACCCTCGATCCTACTACTCGCCGAATGCTGTTACCGGACGCGGTGACAAGTAGACCTAAGCAGATCGTGCTTACAGATACGGTAGGATTTATTCACGAATTGCCAGCGTCATTAATGGATGCTTTTCGAGCAACTTTAGAAGAAGTCACCGAAGCCGATGCTTTGCTGCACGTAGCCGATCTATCCCATCCAGCTTGGCATAGTCAAATTAGATCAGTTATGAGTATTTTGTCCGAAATGCCAATAACTCCGGGTCCTGCATTAGTGGTTTTAAATAAAATTGATTGCGCTGATAGTGAGACATTAGAACTTGCTAGAGAGGAATTTCCTCAAGCTGTATTTATTTCAGCGCGCGAAGTCTTGGGGTTAGAAACTCTGCGCCAACGGATTTCGCAGCTAATTCGCTATGCGGTTGCTTCGTAA
- a CDS encoding SufS family cysteine desulfurase, with the protein MTVTKEKTLADLVRADFPILHQEVNEHPLVYLDNAATSQKPIQVLNTLRDYYEQYNSNVHRGVHTLSAKATDAYESSRDKIAAFVNADSRQEIVFTRNATEAINLVAYSWGTSNLKAGDEIILSVMEHHSNLIPWQLLAQKTGAVLKFVELTETEEFNLEQFKTLISDKTKLVSVVHVSNTLGCINPVQEIIAIAHKYGAKVLIDACQSVPHMPIDVQKLDCDWLVASGHKMCAPTGIGFLYGKLKLLRSMPPFLGGGEMIADVYLDHSTYADLPHKFEAGTPAIAEAIALGAAVDYLTNIGMDKIYTYEAELTGYLFEKLAQIPEIRTYGPLPKLAGFGRAALASFTAGEVHPHDLSTMLDQEGVAIRAGHHCTQPLHRYLKAQSTARASLSFYNTRAEIDVFIAALKEAVEFFGSIF; encoded by the coding sequence ATGACAGTTACTAAAGAAAAAACTCTTGCTGATTTAGTCCGCGCTGACTTCCCAATATTGCACCAAGAAGTTAACGAGCATCCTTTAGTGTACTTGGATAATGCGGCTACTTCGCAAAAACCAATCCAAGTTTTAAATACTCTCCGCGATTACTACGAGCAATACAACTCTAACGTTCATAGAGGTGTACATACTCTTAGCGCCAAAGCTACCGATGCTTACGAAAGTTCCCGCGATAAAATTGCAGCTTTTGTAAATGCTGATTCTCGTCAAGAAATTGTGTTTACTCGTAACGCAACCGAAGCGATTAATTTAGTCGCTTATAGTTGGGGTACTAGCAATTTAAAGGCTGGCGATGAGATTATTCTATCAGTGATGGAACACCACAGTAATTTAATTCCTTGGCAATTGTTGGCGCAAAAAACTGGAGCGGTGCTAAAGTTTGTTGAATTAACGGAAACTGAAGAATTTAACTTAGAACAGTTTAAAACGCTGATTTCTGACAAAACAAAATTAGTTTCAGTTGTTCATGTTTCCAACACTTTAGGCTGTATTAATCCCGTTCAAGAAATTATTGCGATCGCACACAAGTACGGTGCTAAAGTATTAATTGATGCTTGCCAAAGTGTCCCTCATATGCCTATAGACGTACAGAAGCTAGATTGCGATTGGTTAGTCGCATCTGGTCATAAAATGTGCGCTCCTACAGGAATTGGCTTTTTGTATGGAAAGTTGAAATTACTGCGCTCTATGCCTCCATTTTTAGGCGGTGGCGAGATGATTGCCGATGTATACCTAGACCATTCAACCTATGCAGATTTACCCCATAAATTTGAAGCAGGTACTCCAGCAATTGCGGAAGCGATCGCACTAGGGGCAGCAGTAGATTATCTTACTAATATTGGTATGGATAAAATCTATACCTATGAAGCAGAGTTGACGGGATATTTGTTTGAGAAGTTAGCACAGATTCCCGAAATTCGCACCTATGGTCCTTTGCCTAAATTAGCAGGTTTTGGGAGAGCCGCCTTAGCATCTTTTACGGCGGGAGAGGTGCATCCTCACGACTTATCTACCATGTTAGACCAAGAGGGGGTTGCTATTCGTGCCGGACACCATTGTACGCAACCTTTGCATCGTTATTTAAAAGCTCAATCCACTGCAAGAGCTAGTTTATCTTTTTACAATACTCGCGCGGAAATTGATGTTTTCATTGCGGCTTTGAAGGAAGCTGTAGAGTTTTTTGGGAGCATTTTTTAG
- the sufC gene encoding Fe-S cluster assembly ATPase SufC, with protein sequence MINPSSPIILSIKNLAAEVDGNSILKGVNLEVKAGEIHAIMGPNGSGKSTFSKVIAGHPAYDVTAGEVTFLGEKLLEMEAEERARAGIFLAFQYPLEIPGVSNLDFLRVAYNSRRKQQGLEELDSFDFDELVQEKLDIVKMNPAFLSRSVNEGFSGGEKKRNEILQMAILEPKVAILDETDSGLDIDALKIVANGVNQLASPDNATILITHYQRLLNYIVPDYVHVMAEGRIIKSGGKDLALELEARGYDWVLEQAVTEVR encoded by the coding sequence ATGATTAATCCTAGTAGTCCCATTATCCTGTCGATCAAAAACCTCGCGGCGGAAGTAGATGGAAATTCGATTTTAAAGGGTGTGAATCTGGAAGTAAAAGCCGGAGAGATTCATGCAATTATGGGTCCTAACGGTTCGGGTAAAAGCACTTTTTCTAAGGTTATAGCGGGACATCCAGCTTATGATGTGACTGCGGGAGAAGTAACTTTTCTAGGGGAGAAGTTGCTAGAAATGGAAGCCGAAGAACGCGCTAGAGCGGGTATATTTTTGGCGTTTCAGTATCCCTTAGAAATTCCTGGAGTTAGTAACCTAGACTTTTTGCGCGTAGCTTACAATTCTCGTCGCAAACAACAGGGTTTAGAAGAATTAGACTCTTTTGATTTTGATGAGTTGGTGCAGGAAAAGCTAGATATTGTCAAAATGAATCCAGCTTTTTTGAGTCGTAGCGTCAATGAGGGTTTCTCCGGTGGAGAGAAAAAGCGCAACGAAATCTTGCAAATGGCGATATTAGAGCCAAAAGTAGCAATCTTAGATGAGACAGATTCGGGATTGGATATTGATGCGCTGAAAATTGTTGCTAATGGCGTTAATCAGTTAGCAAGTCCTGATAATGCGACGATTTTAATTACTCACTACCAGCGTTTGCTAAATTACATTGTCCCGGATTACGTTCATGTAATGGCAGAAGGACGAATTATTAAGAGTGGCGGTAAAGATTTGGCGCTGGAATTAGAAGCGCGCGGTTACGACTGGGTGCTAGAGCAAGCGGTAACGGAGGTAAGATAA
- the sufD gene encoding Fe-S cluster assembly protein SufD: MQLLTNLELKDRDATLSNLLELCQAQKIAVLEPELILLLQELRDRTSSIINLATLPTTRDEEWRFTDLSALRQLNFSENTSPQIDISSLILPEAENSRLVFVNGVYTSELSRVADLPDGITVSNLAGLPITHRSKIKKYLAQQQGATEVFTALNTSGISDVAIVWVGKNVVVDTPIHLLFVSTSEQPIVSQPRCLLVAESGSNVTVVEEYKKAGSADTVYFTNSVTEIWLEENAEVSHTRIEQESLEAFHIGKTAVSQARDSRYTCYAVSLGGKLSRHNLEVFQAGEQTDTNLFGLTAISGNQVGDTHSAIALNYPHGTTNQLHKCIVSEKSHGVFNGKVFVPKPAQLTNAAQLNRNLLLSSRARIDTKPQLEITADNVKCSHGATVSQLEDDEIFYLQSRGINASDARNLLVNAFAAEIINKLPIDSLRESLNASIKRFSTVS; encoded by the coding sequence ATGCAGTTACTTACAAATCTTGAGCTAAAAGATAGAGATGCAACACTTAGCAACTTATTAGAACTGTGTCAGGCACAAAAAATCGCCGTACTAGAACCAGAATTAATATTATTGTTGCAGGAATTGCGCGATCGCACCTCCTCAATAATAAATCTTGCTACTCTCCCCACAACCCGCGATGAAGAATGGCGTTTTACCGATTTATCGGCTTTGCGTCAACTAAACTTTAGCGAAAACACTTCACCACAAATAGATATTTCATCGCTAATTCTACCGGAAGCTGAAAACAGCCGTTTAGTGTTTGTTAATGGCGTTTATACCTCTGAACTATCAAGGGTTGCAGATTTACCCGATGGAATTACCGTTAGTAATTTAGCTGGTTTACCAATAACTCATCGCTCTAAAATTAAAAAATATCTAGCGCAGCAACAAGGCGCTACAGAAGTCTTTACAGCCTTAAATACTTCTGGTATAAGCGATGTGGCGATTGTGTGGGTAGGTAAAAATGTTGTAGTCGATACTCCCATTCATTTATTATTTGTTTCTACAAGCGAACAACCAATAGTTTCTCAACCGCGCTGCTTGCTGGTGGCGGAGTCTGGTAGTAATGTGACGGTAGTTGAAGAATACAAAAAAGCTGGAAGCGCAGATACGGTTTACTTTACCAATTCCGTTACGGAGATTTGGCTAGAAGAAAATGCCGAAGTTAGCCATACTAGAATTGAGCAGGAAAGTTTAGAAGCTTTCCATATTGGGAAAACGGCGGTTTCTCAAGCGCGTGATAGTCGCTATACTTGCTACGCGGTAAGTCTTGGCGGTAAATTATCGCGCCACAATTTAGAAGTTTTCCAAGCTGGCGAACAAACGGATACTAATCTCTTTGGATTGACGGCAATTTCTGGTAATCAAGTGGGCGATACTCACAGTGCGATCGCACTTAATTATCCTCATGGTACGACAAATCAGTTACATAAGTGTATTGTCTCCGAAAAGTCGCACGGTGTTTTTAACGGTAAAGTTTTTGTCCCTAAACCAGCGCAATTAACCAATGCAGCGCAGTTAAATCGCAATCTATTATTGTCTTCTAGAGCGAGAATTGATACTAAACCCCAGTTAGAAATTACGGCGGATAATGTCAAATGTTCTCACGGTGCAACGGTAAGTCAATTAGAAGATGATGAGATTTTCTACTTACAAAGTCGCGGGATAAATGCCAGCGATGCGCGGAATCTTTTAGTTAATGCTTTTGCGGCAGAAATTATTAATAAGTTGCCAATAGATTCGTTACGCGAAAGTTTGAATGCTTCCATTAAACGCTTTTCCACAGTTAGTTAA
- a CDS encoding GmrSD restriction endonuclease domain-containing protein, whose product MLANSSIVNDTTLPVFTEDEFDRENTENEDAELNISSSIKIRDRKLFVHPYDYSIRSLKEQVEDGTLVLADDFQRRRVWDDTKASRLIESLLINVPIPVCYFAELEDSSCSVIDGQQRLTAIYRYLNDDFKLKSLKIRDDLNKLKFSQLSIVDQRSIRLRIIRCVVILKDSDPEIRFDVFDRLNSNSVKLNRQELRNSLYKGSLNKLIKDLSKHETFIKLRRAKDVEKRMNDCEMILRFFAFYFNGANYKGKLSKFLDDYLESGMKFNSKILEQHREIFLKTIDIIHNIFGENSFRRYDPTERVWKSTINRAVYDVEMLYFSRLSLELLEHKRDEIISEFTELFKAPKFEDAIVSQPEKVTQMQSRLDLWRDRLEYIGIPIERIVIGTTAHETI is encoded by the coding sequence ATGCTTGCAAATAGCTCGATTGTTAATGATACTACCCTTCCTGTATTCACAGAAGATGAATTTGATCGTGAAAACACCGAAAATGAAGATGCAGAATTAAATATTAGTAGTAGTATTAAAATTCGAGATAGAAAGCTATTCGTGCATCCCTACGACTATAGTATTAGATCCCTAAAAGAGCAAGTAGAAGATGGAACTTTAGTGCTTGCAGATGACTTTCAACGTCGTAGAGTTTGGGATGATACAAAAGCAAGTAGGCTGATAGAATCTCTATTAATAAATGTACCAATTCCTGTTTGCTATTTTGCCGAGTTGGAAGATAGTAGTTGTAGTGTAATTGACGGACAGCAAAGGCTTACGGCTATTTATAGATATCTTAATGATGATTTTAAGTTAAAGTCATTAAAAATCAGGGACGATCTTAATAAGCTGAAATTTAGTCAATTGAGTATTGTCGATCAAAGATCGATTAGATTGAGAATAATTAGATGTGTTGTTATTTTAAAGGATTCAGATCCAGAGATTAGATTTGATGTCTTTGACCGACTGAATTCTAATTCAGTTAAATTAAATCGTCAAGAATTAAGAAATAGTTTATACAAAGGCTCGCTTAATAAATTAATTAAAGATTTATCGAAACATGAGACATTTATAAAGCTGCGTAGAGCTAAAGATGTTGAAAAGAGAATGAATGATTGTGAAATGATTCTACGATTTTTTGCTTTTTATTTCAATGGAGCTAACTATAAAGGTAAATTATCTAAATTTTTGGATGATTACCTAGAATCTGGTATGAAATTTAATTCCAAAATATTAGAACAGCATCGAGAGATATTTTTAAAAACCATTGATATCATACATAATATATTTGGGGAAAACAGTTTTCGTAGATACGATCCTACCGAGCGGGTATGGAAATCAACTATAAATAGAGCAGTTTACGATGTGGAGATGTTGTATTTTTCTAGATTGTCTTTGGAGTTGCTCGAACATAAGCGTGATGAAATCATTAGTGAATTTACAGAACTTTTCAAAGCTCCTAAGTTTGAAGATGCAATTGTATCTCAACCCGAAAAAGTAACTCAGATGCAATCTCGACTCGATTTGTGGCGAGATAGACTTGAATATATTGGCATCCCAATCGAACGAATCGTTATTGGAACGACAGCACATGAAACTATATAA